The Corynebacterium confusum genome has a window encoding:
- a CDS encoding 1,4-dihydroxy-2-naphthoyl-CoA synthase: MTEQRKYSTDNPFKAELWAPVSGFEDLTDVTYHRLRGDSRADGIVRVAIDRPEVRNAFRPHTVDELYRVLDHARRTPDVGTVLLTGNGPSQKDGGWAFCSGGDQRIRGRSGYRYATEHAHDDATADESTVDTAREKVEGGRLHILEVQRLIRTMPKVVIAVVNGWAAGGGHSLHVVCDMTVASRQEARFKQTDADVGSFDAGFGSAYLAKMVGQKYAREIFFLGRTYDAQRMYEMGAVNEVADHGELEDAAIQMGREINMKSPTAQRMLKFAFNLTDDGLMGQQVFAGEATRLAYMTDEAVEGKEAFLEKREPNWDDFPYYY, from the coding sequence ATGACTGAGCAAAGGAAATACAGCACGGACAACCCGTTCAAGGCGGAGCTGTGGGCGCCGGTTTCCGGCTTCGAGGACTTGACGGATGTGACCTACCACCGGCTGCGCGGGGATAGCCGGGCGGATGGGATTGTGCGCGTGGCGATTGACCGGCCGGAGGTGCGCAACGCTTTCCGACCACACACGGTGGATGAGCTGTACCGGGTGCTGGACCACGCGCGGCGCACACCCGATGTGGGCACGGTGCTGCTGACTGGTAACGGGCCTAGCCAGAAGGACGGCGGCTGGGCGTTTTGTTCCGGCGGCGACCAGCGCATTCGTGGTCGCTCCGGGTACCGCTACGCCACGGAGCACGCACACGATGACGCCACGGCGGACGAGTCCACGGTGGATACCGCGCGCGAGAAGGTCGAGGGCGGTCGCCTGCACATCCTGGAGGTCCAGCGCCTGATTCGGACCATGCCGAAGGTGGTTATCGCCGTGGTCAACGGCTGGGCGGCCGGCGGCGGGCACTCGTTGCACGTGGTCTGCGATATGACGGTGGCCAGCCGCCAGGAGGCGCGCTTCAAGCAGACTGACGCGGACGTCGGTTCCTTCGACGCCGGCTTTGGTTCCGCCTACCTGGCCAAGATGGTGGGCCAGAAGTATGCGCGCGAGATTTTCTTCCTGGGCCGGACCTACGACGCCCAGCGGATGTACGAGATGGGCGCGGTCAACGAGGTCGCCGATCACGGCGAGCTCGAGGACGCGGCGATCCAGATGGGCCGCGAAATCAACATGAAGTCCCCCACCGCGCAGCGCATGTTGAAGTTCGCGTTTAACCTCACCGATGACGGCCTGATGGGCCAGCAGGTCTTCGCCGGGGAGGCGACCCGCTTGGCCTACATGACCGATGAGGCGGTCGAGGGCAAGGAAGCCTTCCTCGAAAAGCGCGAGCCCAACTGGGACGACTTCCCCTATTACTATTAG
- a CDS encoding o-succinylbenzoate synthase, with amino-acid sequence MNLDDVLDRAHVVQLPMAVKFRGVTSREALLIDGPKGWGEFAPFLEYGPEESAHWLQAGLEAAYQGFPVPLRDTVEVNGTIPAVPAEQVPEVMQRYPGCTTFKIKVAEKGQTLDDDIARVAAVREHVAATGATPVLRVDANCGWTVDQAVEAAQRLMPLDYMEQPCQTAEELAEVRNQLMRRGIFVRVAADESIRKVEDPFRVAELKAADVAVVKPAPLGGVRRVLSIASELRARHMDITVASALDTSVGISMGLAAVAALPKIADDEDIDVAPAAAGLATGSLFLEDVTAPREIVDGHLKVGATVPEPDRLAALAAPADRRDWWFERLRQAWEFVPAQED; translated from the coding sequence ATGAATCTTGATGATGTTTTAGACCGCGCTCACGTGGTCCAGCTTCCCATGGCGGTGAAGTTCCGTGGGGTGACGAGCCGGGAGGCGCTGCTCATTGACGGGCCGAAGGGCTGGGGTGAGTTCGCTCCCTTCCTGGAATACGGGCCGGAAGAATCCGCGCACTGGTTGCAGGCCGGCTTGGAGGCCGCCTACCAGGGCTTCCCGGTGCCCCTGCGGGACACGGTTGAGGTCAACGGCACGATCCCGGCGGTGCCGGCGGAGCAGGTCCCGGAGGTCATGCAACGCTACCCGGGTTGCACCACCTTCAAGATTAAGGTGGCGGAAAAGGGACAGACTCTGGATGATGACATCGCGCGCGTGGCGGCCGTGCGCGAACACGTCGCGGCCACGGGGGCCACGCCGGTGCTGCGCGTGGATGCCAACTGCGGCTGGACCGTGGACCAGGCGGTAGAGGCCGCGCAGCGCCTCATGCCGCTGGATTACATGGAACAGCCGTGCCAGACCGCGGAGGAACTAGCCGAGGTGCGCAACCAGCTCATGCGCCGCGGCATCTTCGTGCGCGTGGCCGCGGATGAGTCCATCCGCAAGGTCGAAGACCCGTTCCGTGTGGCCGAGCTGAAGGCCGCGGACGTGGCCGTCGTGAAGCCCGCGCCGCTGGGTGGCGTGCGCCGCGTGCTGAGCATCGCGAGCGAGCTGCGCGCTAGGCACATGGACATCACGGTGGCCTCCGCGCTGGATACCTCCGTCGGCATCAGCATGGGCCTGGCGGCCGTGGCGGCGCTGCCCAAGATTGCTGATGACGAGGACATTGACGTCGCCCCGGCCGCAGCGGGTCTGGCGACCGGCTCGTTGTTCCTCGAGGACGTCACCGCGCCCCGGGAAATCGTCGACGGGCACCTCAAGGTAGGCGCCACCGTCCCGGAGCCGGACCGCCTGGCCGCCTTGGCCGCCCCGGCGGACCGCCGCGACTGGTGGTTCGAGCGCCTGCGCCAGGCCTGGGAGTTCGTGCCTGCCCAGGAAGACTAA
- a CDS encoding excinuclease ABC subunit UvrA — translation MTEGMISVRDAHLHNLRHVNVDLPRGRLVAVTGVSGSGKSSLAFGTIHGEGQRRYLESVAPFARRLIGSAVDPQVESITGLPPTVALQQSTSGGGARSTVGTVSAMANTLRLLYSRAGNNPEGLYSDSFSPNTPEGMCPTCQGQGVEHVPTEASMVPDPTLSIEDGAIAAWPGAWAGKNFHDILEELGFDLDSPWQDLPEKDRQWILFTDERPVVTVKPHRGADQIQRNYQGTWRSVAGYLNKTLAETESDTLRRRTLSFMESRSCPTCHGRRLNPRALEVTYAGRPIDVTNALPLDQLHAELSERAPEENSAEDLLLKQLVPTLASAVELGLGHLSLDRPTTTLSAGELQRLRLAGQLRAGLFGVAYVLDEPSAGLHPQERAAVAQMCQRFLAEGNSVLLVEHDMNLVAQADWIVDVGPQAGSGGGEIVFSGPVDEIMDQTDSPTARALRHRKREPKNAPREATGQLELRGVQARNMDDLTLNIGLGQFTVVAGVSGSGKSTLVSTVLAGKLREELTAVTDTEEAGGWSIDSVDGLDQLKRVVQITQKPIGRTPRSTLATYTGLFDAVRKLFAGTDYARERKWTVSRFSYNTKQGQCPTCQGAGKIEVELVFLPGAYTTCPDCGGARYNAKTLEATWRGYAIADILALTVDQASEVFDADDKAEAKVARAIETLQAVGLGYLQLGQGAPELSGGEAQRIKLATELQRSRNSRRGHTMYLLDEPTTGLHPQDAALLGAELNRLVDAGNSVVVVEHDLSFIAQADRVVEMGPGAGSQGGQIVADATSAELAQLDTPTGKALRAAV, via the coding sequence ATGACGGAAGGAATGATTTCGGTCCGAGACGCCCACCTGCACAACCTGCGCCACGTCAACGTGGACTTGCCACGCGGCAGGTTGGTTGCGGTCACGGGGGTCTCCGGTTCGGGTAAGTCGTCGCTGGCATTTGGCACCATCCACGGCGAGGGCCAGCGGCGGTATTTGGAGTCCGTGGCGCCGTTCGCCCGGCGGCTGATCGGCTCGGCCGTGGACCCGCAGGTCGAGTCCATCACTGGCCTGCCGCCCACGGTGGCGCTGCAGCAATCGACCTCCGGCGGCGGGGCGCGCTCCACCGTCGGGACGGTCTCCGCGATGGCGAATACGCTGCGACTGTTGTACTCCCGTGCCGGTAACAACCCGGAGGGGCTCTACTCCGATTCCTTTTCCCCGAACACCCCGGAGGGCATGTGCCCGACCTGCCAGGGCCAGGGCGTCGAACACGTCCCGACGGAGGCCTCCATGGTCCCGGATCCCACCTTGAGTATCGAAGACGGCGCCATCGCCGCTTGGCCGGGGGCGTGGGCCGGCAAGAATTTCCACGACATCCTGGAGGAACTGGGCTTCGACCTGGACAGCCCCTGGCAGGACCTGCCGGAAAAGGACCGGCAGTGGATCCTCTTCACCGACGAGCGGCCCGTCGTAACGGTCAAGCCACACCGCGGGGCCGACCAAATCCAGCGCAACTACCAGGGCACGTGGCGCTCTGTGGCCGGGTACCTGAACAAGACCCTGGCCGAGACCGAGTCGGACACCCTGCGCCGGCGCACCCTGTCCTTCATGGAATCGCGCAGCTGCCCCACCTGCCACGGCCGCCGGCTGAACCCGCGGGCACTCGAGGTCACCTACGCGGGCCGGCCCATCGATGTCACCAACGCGTTGCCGCTCGACCAGCTGCACGCCGAGCTGAGCGAGCGTGCTCCGGAAGAAAACTCGGCCGAGGACCTGCTGCTCAAGCAGCTGGTGCCGACGCTGGCCTCCGCGGTGGAACTGGGGCTGGGCCACCTCAGCCTGGATAGGCCCACCACCACGCTGTCGGCCGGTGAGCTGCAGCGCCTGCGCCTGGCCGGGCAGCTACGCGCCGGGCTCTTCGGCGTGGCCTACGTGCTCGACGAGCCCTCGGCGGGCCTGCACCCGCAGGAGCGCGCCGCGGTGGCGCAGATGTGCCAGCGCTTCCTCGCGGAGGGAAACAGCGTCCTGCTGGTCGAGCACGACATGAACCTGGTGGCCCAGGCCGACTGGATAGTCGACGTCGGGCCGCAGGCCGGCAGCGGCGGCGGGGAGATTGTCTTCTCCGGCCCTGTGGACGAAATCATGGACCAGACCGACTCGCCGACCGCGCGGGCGCTGCGCCACCGGAAGCGTGAGCCGAAGAACGCCCCGCGCGAGGCCACCGGCCAGCTGGAGCTGCGCGGCGTCCAGGCCCGCAACATGGACGACCTCACCTTGAACATCGGCCTGGGCCAGTTCACCGTGGTCGCCGGGGTGTCGGGCTCGGGCAAGTCCACGCTGGTCAGCACCGTTCTGGCCGGCAAGTTGCGCGAGGAACTCACCGCGGTGACGGACACCGAAGAAGCCGGCGGGTGGTCCATCGACTCCGTTGACGGGCTCGACCAGCTCAAACGCGTGGTGCAGATTACCCAGAAGCCCATCGGCCGCACGCCGCGCTCCACCCTGGCCACCTACACCGGCCTCTTCGACGCGGTCCGCAAGCTTTTTGCCGGCACCGACTACGCCCGCGAGCGCAAGTGGACGGTCAGCCGCTTTTCCTACAACACCAAGCAAGGCCAGTGCCCGACCTGCCAGGGCGCGGGCAAGATCGAGGTCGAGCTGGTCTTCCTTCCCGGCGCTTATACCACCTGCCCGGACTGCGGCGGGGCCCGCTACAACGCTAAGACCCTGGAGGCGACCTGGCGCGGCTACGCCATCGCCGACATCCTGGCCCTGACTGTGGACCAGGCCAGCGAGGTCTTCGACGCTGATGATAAGGCCGAGGCCAAGGTGGCGCGTGCCATCGAGACCCTCCAGGCCGTCGGGCTGGGCTACCTGCAGCTGGGGCAGGGCGCGCCGGAGCTGTCCGGCGGCGAGGCCCAGCGCATCAAGCTGGCCACCGAGCTGCAGCGCTCCCGCAACTCGCGCCGCGGCCACACCATGTACCTGCTGGACGAGCCCACCACGGGCCTGCACCCGCAGGACGCCGCACTGCTGGGCGCCGAGCTCAACCGCCTCGTAGACGCCGGCAACAGCGTCGTGGTGGTGGAGCACGACCTGTCCTTTATCGCCCAGGCCGACCGCGTCGTGGAGATGGGCCCGGGCGCGGGCAGCCAGGGCGGGCAGATCGTCGCGGACGCGACATCGGCGGAGCTGGCGCAGCTGGATACTCCCACGGGAAAGGCCCTGCGCGCGGCCGTGTAA
- the menD gene encoding 2-succinyl-5-enolpyruvyl-6-hydroxy-3-cyclohexene-1-carboxylic-acid synthase translates to MTGTQDNSPARATDATELARAVASELAKHLTDVVICPGSRNAPLSLALIAQPGIRVHTRLDERAAAFLALGMARIQRRAVGVVMTSGTAVAHTLPAMIEASYAHLPLAVISADRPARLVGTGASQTIEQQGIFGRYAETTQVTTVEDAANIGERFARDQQIHINVALDNPLVGEQLPEPGAAPASAPRASSAGWVDHGEVEIDLSRNTLVIAGDEAWAVEGLEDVPTIAEPSAPAPYHPVHPTAAHIFRRAQVSANDYVVNTKVEQVIVVGHPTLHRAVLALINDPDIELVTLSRTADFTNPRGERARRGTRVKVTGEVSREWYRICQGAAEVGAEAVRSALENEDYGFTGLHAAAAVADTLAVGDYFVVGASNPVRDASLVGLPFDGVETYSQRGVAGIDGTVAQAVGIALAGQSLHADLPRAPRTVALLGDVTFLHDASSLLIGPDNPRPENLTIVVANDGGGGIFETLEVGREGLRGSFEQAFGTPHEADIESLVHGYGADYRRAETPQELLDVLAELKEYSAGVTVVEARTTRETRRGLNAAIRSHAGE, encoded by the coding sequence ATGACTGGCACGCAAGACAATTCCCCCGCCCGCGCGACCGACGCCACCGAGTTGGCGCGGGCAGTCGCAAGCGAACTAGCTAAACACCTCACCGACGTGGTCATCTGCCCGGGCTCCCGCAACGCGCCGCTGTCGCTGGCGCTGATTGCCCAGCCGGGCATCCGCGTCCACACCCGCCTGGACGAGCGCGCCGCCGCCTTCCTGGCGCTGGGCATGGCGCGGATCCAGCGCCGCGCGGTCGGGGTCGTGATGACCTCTGGCACCGCGGTGGCGCACACGCTGCCGGCGATGATCGAAGCCTCCTACGCGCACCTGCCACTGGCCGTGATTTCGGCCGATCGCCCCGCGCGCCTAGTCGGCACGGGTGCCTCCCAGACCATCGAACAGCAGGGGATTTTCGGTCGCTACGCCGAGACCACCCAGGTCACCACGGTCGAAGACGCCGCCAACATCGGCGAGCGCTTCGCCCGCGACCAGCAGATTCACATCAATGTCGCGCTGGACAACCCGCTGGTCGGCGAGCAGCTGCCGGAGCCGGGCGCTGCCCCGGCGAGCGCGCCGCGGGCATCGAGCGCGGGCTGGGTCGACCACGGCGAGGTGGAGATCGACTTGAGCCGCAACACCCTGGTCATCGCCGGCGACGAGGCCTGGGCCGTGGAGGGCCTAGAAGACGTGCCCACCATCGCCGAGCCCAGCGCCCCGGCGCCGTACCACCCGGTGCACCCGACGGCGGCGCACATCTTCCGCCGGGCCCAGGTCAGCGCGAACGACTACGTGGTCAACACGAAGGTCGAGCAGGTCATCGTGGTCGGACACCCGACCCTGCACCGCGCGGTGCTGGCGCTTATCAATGATCCGGATATCGAGCTGGTCACCCTCTCGCGCACCGCAGACTTCACCAACCCGCGCGGGGAGCGCGCCCGCCGCGGCACCCGCGTGAAGGTCACCGGCGAGGTCAGCCGCGAGTGGTACCGCATCTGCCAGGGCGCGGCCGAGGTCGGCGCCGAGGCGGTGCGCTCCGCGCTGGAGAACGAGGACTACGGCTTCACTGGCCTGCACGCGGCCGCCGCGGTCGCCGACACCCTGGCGGTGGGCGACTACTTCGTGGTGGGCGCTTCCAACCCGGTGCGGGACGCCTCCCTGGTGGGGCTGCCCTTTGACGGGGTGGAGACCTATTCCCAGCGCGGGGTCGCCGGCATCGACGGCACCGTGGCCCAGGCCGTCGGCATCGCGCTGGCCGGCCAGTCTCTGCACGCGGACCTGCCGCGGGCCCCGCGCACCGTGGCGCTTCTGGGAGACGTCACCTTCCTCCACGACGCCTCCTCGCTGCTCATCGGGCCGGATAACCCGCGCCCGGAGAACCTCACCATCGTGGTGGCCAACGACGGCGGCGGCGGTATCTTCGAGACCCTGGAGGTCGGCCGGGAGGGGCTGCGCGGCTCCTTCGAGCAGGCCTTCGGCACCCCGCACGAGGCGGACATCGAGTCCCTGGTCCACGGTTATGGCGCCGACTACCGCCGCGCCGAGACCCCGCAGGAGCTCCTCGACGTGCTGGCGGAGCTGAAGGAATACTCCGCCGGCGTGACCGTGGTCGAGGCCCGCACGACCCGGGAAACCCGCCGCGGCCTGAACGCGGCCATCCGTTCCCACGCCGGCGAATAG
- a CDS encoding DUF3592 domain-containing protein, with product MQQRRHRPAILRRRGRQLILGAYAVMIVASIALVIGPWLNDREINQNPGRALATVTDIDWLRTTVDFQDESGLYHSPETGLLYPSGLGEGQRVWVSYSTADPELVKVEGREWTLAVIPALSVWAVSTAAAAVLWWLLNRATRSVNKN from the coding sequence ATGCAGCAGAGACGTCACCGTCCCGCCATCCTGCGCCGACGCGGCCGCCAGCTCATCTTAGGCGCCTACGCCGTGATGATCGTCGCCTCGATCGCGCTGGTGATAGGCCCCTGGCTCAACGACCGGGAGATCAACCAGAACCCGGGGCGGGCCCTGGCGACCGTCACGGACATCGACTGGCTGCGCACCACCGTCGACTTCCAGGACGAATCCGGTCTCTACCACTCCCCGGAGACCGGGTTGCTCTACCCTTCCGGGCTGGGCGAGGGGCAGCGCGTGTGGGTGTCCTATTCCACCGCCGACCCGGAACTGGTCAAGGTGGAGGGCCGCGAGTGGACCCTGGCGGTCATCCCGGCGCTGTCCGTGTGGGCCGTGTCCACGGCGGCGGCTGCCGTATTGTGGTGGTTGTTAAACCGGGCAACCCGGAGTGTTAATAAAAATTAA
- a CDS encoding glycosyltransferase family 4 protein, translating into MRVAIVAESFLPNVNGVTNSVLRVLEHLHANGHEALVVAPGARDGQEEIADYLGFRIRRVPTVRVPLVDSLPVGVPTTEVLGSLREFQPDIIHLASPFVLGAAGAFSARQLRIPAVALYQTDVAGFATKYHASALAHGVWEWLRIIHNSCQMTLAPSTPTIEDLQKHNVRNVRRWGRGVDAELFHPSKRDEKLRRSWDASGKKNIVGFVGRLAAEKGVHRLSALNDRDDIQLVIVGDGPERPLLEAQLSTAVFTGALKGEELARAYASLDLFVHAGEFETFCQSIQEAQASGVPTIGPRAGGPVDLIDEGYNGLLLDVDTFIEDLPRAVEALLNPEIHAELCANARESIRTKTWEGLCEQLMGYYAEVLEETRRVPLTILGQRPELPRWAARALGARVA; encoded by the coding sequence ATGCGAGTAGCCATAGTTGCGGAATCTTTCCTCCCGAACGTCAACGGCGTGACCAACTCGGTCCTGCGCGTGCTCGAGCACCTGCACGCCAACGGGCACGAGGCCCTGGTGGTCGCGCCGGGCGCGCGGGACGGCCAGGAAGAAATCGCAGACTACTTGGGTTTCCGCATTCGCCGCGTGCCCACCGTGCGGGTGCCGCTGGTGGACTCCCTGCCCGTCGGTGTACCGACCACGGAGGTGCTCGGCAGCCTGCGCGAGTTCCAGCCGGACATCATCCACCTAGCCAGCCCCTTCGTCCTGGGCGCGGCCGGGGCGTTTTCCGCCCGGCAGCTGCGCATCCCGGCCGTGGCGCTCTACCAGACCGACGTGGCAGGCTTTGCCACCAAGTACCACGCCTCCGCTCTGGCGCACGGCGTGTGGGAGTGGCTGCGGATCATCCACAACTCCTGCCAGATGACCCTGGCGCCGTCCACGCCCACCATCGAGGACCTGCAAAAGCACAACGTGCGCAACGTCCGCCGCTGGGGCCGCGGCGTGGACGCGGAGCTGTTCCACCCCTCCAAGCGGGATGAGAAGCTGCGCCGCAGCTGGGATGCCAGCGGCAAGAAGAACATCGTCGGCTTCGTGGGCCGCCTGGCCGCCGAAAAGGGCGTGCACCGGCTCAGCGCGCTCAACGACCGGGACGATATCCAGCTGGTCATCGTGGGCGATGGCCCGGAACGCCCCCTGCTGGAGGCCCAGCTGTCCACCGCGGTCTTCACCGGCGCCCTGAAGGGCGAGGAGCTGGCGCGCGCGTACGCGAGCCTCGACCTGTTCGTCCACGCCGGCGAGTTCGAGACCTTTTGCCAGTCCATCCAGGAGGCCCAGGCCTCCGGCGTGCCGACCATCGGCCCGCGCGCGGGCGGCCCGGTCGACCTCATCGACGAGGGCTACAACGGCCTCCTGCTGGACGTCGACACCTTCATCGAGGACCTGCCGCGCGCGGTCGAGGCCCTGCTCAACCCGGAGATCCACGCGGAGCTGTGCGCCAATGCCCGGGAATCCATCCGCACCAAGACCTGGGAAGGGCTGTGCGAACAGCTCATGGGCTACTACGCCGAGGTGCTGGAGGAGACCCGTCGGGTGCCGCTGACCATCCTGGGGCAGCGCCCGGAGCTGCCGCGTTGGGCCGCGCGCGCCCTCGGCGCCCGAGTGGCCTAG
- a CDS encoding demethylmenaquinone methyltransferase translates to MAKANLDKEPFDVAHMFDAVGEKYDLTNTVLSFGQDAGWRKRTRERLNLQPGEKVLDLAAGTAVSTVELSKSGAWCVACDFSRGMLAAGRDRNVPKVAGDGMQLPFADNTFDAVTISYGLRNIHDFELGLREMARVTKPGGRLAVAEFSKPVVPVFGTVYKEYLTRLLPPIARVVSSNPEAYIYLAESIRAWPDQEELVQAINSNGWSNAGWQNLTLGIVALHSATKPEE, encoded by the coding sequence GTGGCTAAGGCAAATCTGGACAAGGAACCCTTCGACGTCGCGCACATGTTTGACGCGGTCGGGGAGAAATACGATCTGACCAACACGGTCCTGTCCTTCGGGCAGGACGCCGGTTGGCGTAAGCGCACCCGCGAGCGCCTCAACCTGCAGCCGGGCGAGAAGGTCCTCGACCTGGCCGCCGGCACCGCGGTGTCCACCGTGGAGCTGTCCAAGTCCGGCGCCTGGTGCGTGGCGTGCGACTTCTCCCGCGGCATGCTGGCCGCCGGCCGCGACCGCAACGTGCCCAAGGTGGCCGGCGACGGCATGCAGCTGCCGTTCGCGGACAACACCTTCGACGCGGTGACCATCTCCTACGGCCTGCGCAACATCCACGACTTCGAGCTGGGCCTGCGGGAGATGGCGCGCGTGACCAAGCCCGGCGGGCGCCTGGCGGTCGCGGAGTTCTCCAAGCCCGTGGTGCCGGTCTTCGGCACGGTCTACAAGGAGTACCTGACCCGCCTGCTGCCGCCCATCGCCCGCGTGGTCTCCTCCAACCCGGAGGCCTATATCTACCTGGCAGAATCCATCCGCGCCTGGCCGGACCAGGAGGAGCTGGTCCAAGCCATCAACTCCAACGGCTGGTCTAACGCCGGCTGGCAGAACCTCACGCTCGGCATCGTGGCGTTGCACTCGGCCACCAAGCCGGAGGAATAG